From a single Natronorubrum tibetense GA33 genomic region:
- a CDS encoding LUD domain-containing protein — translation MTTDTVSRFERELEDLEVGLERASAADASERIASVVEPPAVGTPLLFDGVSQPDSVTTEPTNGDVATARTGVTPATFAIAEYGSLAIESRPAGDEPISVYPDRHVAVVAASDVLPDLEAGFDRLETQFADRNSVVFATGRSATADMGDLVHGVHGPGEVNVIVLEDR, via the coding sequence ATGACAACCGACACAGTCAGCCGATTCGAACGCGAACTCGAGGACCTCGAGGTCGGTCTCGAGCGCGCGTCGGCGGCCGACGCGAGCGAGCGGATCGCATCGGTGGTAGAACCACCCGCGGTCGGAACGCCACTTCTGTTCGACGGCGTCTCGCAGCCGGATTCGGTGACGACGGAACCGACCAACGGCGACGTCGCGACGGCGCGGACGGGCGTCACCCCCGCGACGTTCGCGATCGCCGAGTACGGGAGTCTCGCGATCGAGTCGCGGCCCGCGGGCGACGAACCGATCAGCGTCTACCCCGACCGACACGTCGCCGTCGTCGCTGCGAGCGACGTCCTCCCGGATCTCGAGGCCGGATTCGATCGGCTCGAAACGCAGTTCGCCGATCGCAACAGCGTCGTCTTCGCGACCGGTCGGAGCGCGACGGCTGACATGGGCGACCTCGTCCACGGCGTCCACGGCCCCGGAGAAGTCAACGTGATCGTCCTGGAGGATCGGTGA
- a CDS encoding LUD domain-containing protein: MAERTHPPETRSETAARLRHLLETEGEAVHAHVSVSNLRREQAYEATDDIEALRTEARAIKEDAIDRLPELLETVREAVEENGGTVYVADDAADANRYISEVVDGKAPPDADPSVVKSKSMTTEEIDLNDALEREDIDVYETDLGEWVLQVADDTPSHIVGPAMHLTREEIADLFNERFDPDEPFETAEELTRFARDHLGERIREADVGITGANFIAAESGTMTLITNEGNARKCAVTPDTHVAVAGVEKLIPSARDLEPFVDIIAKSATGQPISQYVTMLTPPTDSPTLDFDEPDEPLANAGPDHESVDSSATGDGPESDREFHLVLLDNGRLDMREDDQLRETLYCIRCGACSNSCANFQAVGGHGFGGETYSGGIATGWEAGVHGQDSAAEFNDLCTGCTRCVDACPVKIDIPWINTVVRDRVNRDAEPEAYDFLVDGLTPDAEAGGLDLGKRFFGNVGTAAKLGSATAPVSNWLAETGPVRTLLERTLGIDRRRELPTFQRESLVDWFETRGGADASRKRAERAAVRGDGSDIDREVVLYPDVYTNYVDTDRGKAAVRTLETLGIPVSVPDLPESGRAPLSQGMVATADRQASRLYGAVAEDLDAGRDLVVVEPSDLAAFQREYERLLPERSFERIRDNSYEICEYVYGLVENGADAELLSTGSDAGDDHADGDRGEPIAYHSHCQQRTLGLEAPTTALLERCGYAPQTSSVECCGMAGSFGYKREYYEVSMDVGDRLAREFEGAETVVASGTSCGDQLETLLERTVPHPIEILAPDR; encoded by the coding sequence ATGGCGGAGCGCACCCATCCACCCGAGACGCGGTCCGAGACTGCCGCGCGGCTTCGTCACCTCCTCGAGACCGAAGGCGAGGCAGTTCACGCACACGTAAGCGTGTCGAACCTCCGTCGCGAACAGGCCTACGAGGCGACTGACGACATCGAGGCCCTCCGAACTGAGGCGCGGGCCATCAAGGAAGACGCCATCGATCGCCTGCCCGAGTTGCTCGAGACGGTCCGCGAGGCGGTCGAAGAAAACGGCGGGACCGTCTACGTGGCCGACGATGCCGCGGACGCGAATCGGTACATTTCCGAGGTGGTCGACGGAAAGGCACCGCCGGACGCAGACCCCTCGGTCGTCAAATCCAAATCGATGACCACCGAGGAGATCGATCTCAACGACGCCTTGGAGCGCGAGGACATCGACGTCTACGAAACCGATCTCGGCGAGTGGGTGCTACAGGTGGCCGACGACACGCCCTCTCACATCGTCGGACCGGCGATGCATCTCACTCGAGAGGAGATCGCCGACCTGTTCAACGAGCGGTTCGATCCCGACGAGCCGTTCGAGACGGCCGAGGAGCTCACCCGGTTCGCTCGCGATCACCTCGGCGAGCGCATCCGCGAGGCGGACGTGGGGATCACGGGCGCGAACTTTATTGCCGCGGAGAGCGGGACGATGACCCTCATCACGAACGAGGGCAACGCCCGGAAGTGCGCCGTCACGCCGGACACGCACGTCGCGGTCGCGGGCGTCGAGAAGCTGATCCCGTCGGCTCGCGACCTCGAGCCGTTCGTCGACATCATCGCCAAGAGCGCGACCGGCCAGCCCATCTCTCAGTACGTGACGATGCTGACGCCGCCGACCGACTCGCCCACGCTCGATTTCGACGAGCCTGACGAGCCGCTCGCGAACGCCGGCCCTGATCATGAGTCTGTCGACTCGAGCGCCACGGGCGATGGTCCCGAAAGCGACCGCGAGTTCCACCTCGTCCTGCTCGACAACGGGCGGCTGGACATGCGCGAGGACGACCAGCTTCGGGAAACGCTGTACTGCATCCGCTGTGGCGCTTGTTCGAACTCGTGTGCGAACTTCCAGGCCGTCGGCGGCCACGGCTTCGGCGGCGAGACCTACTCCGGCGGGATCGCGACCGGCTGGGAGGCCGGCGTCCACGGCCAGGACTCTGCAGCCGAGTTCAACGACCTCTGTACGGGCTGTACGCGCTGCGTCGACGCCTGCCCGGTGAAGATCGACATTCCGTGGATCAACACCGTCGTCCGAGACCGGGTTAACCGCGACGCAGAGCCCGAGGCCTACGACTTCCTCGTTGATGGGTTGACTCCGGACGCCGAAGCGGGCGGGCTCGACCTCGGAAAGCGATTCTTCGGCAACGTCGGGACGGCCGCGAAACTCGGCTCCGCGACGGCTCCCGTCTCGAACTGGCTCGCCGAAACGGGTCCGGTCCGCACGCTGCTCGAGCGAACCCTCGGAATCGACCGCCGTCGCGAGCTGCCGACCTTCCAGCGGGAGTCCCTCGTCGACTGGTTCGAGACGCGAGGGGGCGCGGACGCCTCGAGGAAGCGAGCGGAACGAGCCGCAGTTCGCGGCGACGGGAGCGATATCGACCGCGAGGTCGTCCTCTACCCCGACGTCTACACGAACTACGTCGACACCGACCGCGGAAAGGCCGCCGTCAGGACACTCGAGACTCTCGGCATCCCGGTCAGCGTCCCAGACCTTCCCGAGAGCGGGCGCGCGCCGCTGTCACAGGGGATGGTCGCGACGGCGGACCGACAGGCCAGTCGACTCTACGGCGCCGTCGCCGAGGACCTCGACGCCGGCCGCGACCTCGTCGTCGTCGAACCCTCCGATCTGGCGGCGTTCCAGCGAGAGTACGAGCGACTCCTGCCCGAGCGGTCGTTCGAGCGGATTCGGGACAACAGCTACGAGATCTGCGAGTACGTCTACGGATTGGTCGAGAACGGCGCCGACGCGGAGCTTCTGTCAACCGGGAGCGACGCGGGAGACGATCACGCGGACGGCGACCGCGGCGAACCGATCGCCTACCACTCCCATTGTCAACAGCGCACCCTCGGCCTCGAGGCCCCGACGACGGCCCTGCTCGAGCGCTGTGGCTACGCCCCCCAGACCTCGAGCGTCGAGTGCTGCGGGATGGCCGGCTCCTTCGGCTACAAGCGGGAGTACTACGAGGTGAGTATGGACGTCGGCGACCGGCTGGCTCGGGAGTTCGAGGGGGCGGAGACGGTCGTCGCTTCGGGGACGTCCTGTGGCGACCAACTCGAGACCTTGCTCGAACGTACCGTTCCGCATCCGATCGAGATTCTGGCACCCGACCGCTGA
- the hflX gene encoding GTPase HflX: MSRNRSTGRRTVVANRSTTTPVETREIRALTRAAGDEVVAELTQTGPADSGTYLGRGKVDELAETVASHDAQCVVVDGELTPSQHHTLESLLPDETVVIDRYRLVLDIFEEQAGTRRAQLQVELAQLRYDLPRIIESADEGALNKQTEKGSPVYDVRDRIDRLEGKLADLPNPAEQFRERRRDEGFDLVTIAGYTNAGKSTLLHRLADDLSLEQSRTDDDSNPDSSDKNATAAIENRLFKTLETTTRRATISGRPVLATDTVGFVDDLPHDLVESFSSTLSEAATADVVVLVADASDPLERFRRRLEVSDEVLSAQNIADERIVPVLNKVDQLSANERECRLEIASESLSPSTPEPIPVSVLEGTNLEALRTAIRDRLPEESATIRMPNCDEAMALVSRAYDRTSVETVDYEGAEVRLECRGRPSVLTQLRRRARELETARS; encoded by the coding sequence ATGTCACGAAATCGCAGCACAGGACGTCGTACAGTCGTCGCGAACCGATCGACAACCACCCCCGTAGAGACCCGCGAGATACGGGCCCTCACCCGTGCCGCCGGCGACGAGGTCGTCGCCGAACTAACCCAGACCGGCCCGGCGGATTCCGGAACGTACCTCGGGCGTGGCAAAGTCGACGAACTCGCCGAAACCGTCGCCAGCCACGACGCCCAGTGTGTGGTCGTCGACGGCGAACTGACGCCGAGTCAGCACCACACCCTCGAGTCACTGTTGCCCGACGAAACGGTCGTCATCGACAGATATCGGCTCGTACTCGATATTTTTGAGGAGCAGGCCGGCACGCGACGCGCACAACTGCAGGTCGAACTGGCACAGCTCAGATACGACCTGCCACGGATCATCGAGTCCGCGGACGAAGGCGCACTGAACAAACAAACCGAGAAGGGGTCGCCCGTCTACGACGTTCGCGACCGGATCGACCGTCTCGAAGGCAAACTCGCCGACCTCCCGAACCCGGCCGAACAGTTCCGCGAACGCCGCCGCGATGAAGGGTTCGATCTCGTCACGATCGCGGGCTACACGAACGCCGGCAAATCGACCCTGCTGCATCGGCTCGCCGACGACCTCTCGCTCGAGCAATCGCGGACCGACGACGATTCGAACCCGGATAGCTCGGACAAGAACGCCACCGCAGCGATCGAAAATCGGTTGTTCAAGACGCTCGAGACGACGACTCGGCGGGCGACAATCAGCGGTCGACCCGTGCTCGCGACGGATACGGTCGGCTTCGTCGACGACCTGCCCCACGACCTCGTCGAGTCGTTCAGTTCGACGCTTTCGGAGGCCGCGACGGCGGACGTTGTCGTTCTCGTCGCCGACGCGAGCGATCCGCTCGAGCGGTTTCGCCGACGGCTCGAGGTGTCCGACGAGGTGCTCTCCGCGCAGAACATTGCGGACGAGCGGATCGTCCCCGTGTTGAACAAGGTCGATCAGCTCTCGGCGAACGAGCGAGAGTGCCGGCTCGAGATTGCCTCGGAATCGCTGTCCCCATCGACACCGGAGCCGATTCCGGTGAGCGTGCTCGAAGGGACGAACCTCGAAGCGCTTCGGACGGCGATTCGGGATCGGCTCCCCGAGGAATCCGCGACGATACGAATGCCCAACTGCGACGAGGCGATGGCGCTCGTCTCGCGGGCCTACGATCGGACGTCCGTGGAGACAGTCGACTACGAGGGAGCCGAGGTACGACTCGAGTGTCGTGGTCGACCGTCGGTGCTTACGCAGCTCCGACGTCGGGCCAGGGAACTCGAGACGGCTCGATCGTAG
- a CDS encoding DUF3194 domain-containing protein: MSTGEPTDDEVVQTASDAAEGYVFSQYKQSAVRDLDVTVTFEEGVLEVDVYLNAPETEDGPDAEQVADDAALTAREAVDELFGE; encoded by the coding sequence ATGTCGACCGGCGAGCCGACTGACGACGAGGTCGTCCAGACGGCCTCCGACGCTGCGGAAGGCTACGTCTTCTCGCAGTACAAGCAGTCCGCGGTGCGCGACCTCGACGTCACCGTCACCTTCGAGGAGGGCGTCCTCGAGGTCGACGTCTATCTGAACGCACCCGAGACCGAGGACGGACCCGACGCCGAACAGGTGGCGGACGACGCCGCGCTCACCGCGCGTGAGGCGGTCGACGAACTGTTCGGCGAGTAA
- a CDS encoding prefoldin subunit beta yields the protein MQGNLPPEAQEKIEQLQDLQETAQTVAMQKQEAESSLSEAENALDELENIDEETGMYRKVGELLVETEYDAAEEDLQDKVDSLEIRLETLEKQEDRVQEQFESLQDELEELLGGAGGGMGGPAGPGGPGAGGA from the coding sequence ATGCAAGGCAATCTCCCACCGGAAGCACAGGAGAAAATCGAACAACTGCAGGACCTTCAGGAGACGGCCCAGACCGTCGCCATGCAGAAACAGGAGGCCGAATCGAGCCTTTCCGAGGCCGAGAACGCCCTCGACGAACTCGAGAACATCGACGAGGAAACCGGCATGTACCGAAAGGTCGGCGAACTCCTCGTCGAGACCGAGTACGACGCGGCCGAGGAAGACCTGCAGGACAAGGTCGACTCCCTCGAGATCCGCCTCGAGACCCTCGAGAAGCAGGAAGACCGAGTCCAGGAGCAGTTCGAGAGCCTTCAGGACGAACTCGAGGAGCTCCTCGGCGGCGCGGGCGGCGGCATGGGCGGCCCAGCAGGCCCAGGCGGTCCGGGCGCAGGCGGCGCATAA
- a CDS encoding KEOPS complex subunit Pcc1, with the protein MSSHDATLEFDYETASRAALVAESVAREIGEIDDDRSRTTIERDGATVRVDVVAADVIALRAALNTWFTLVDVAERTAELGDSVLES; encoded by the coding sequence GTGTCTTCTCACGATGCGACTCTCGAGTTCGACTACGAGACCGCGTCTCGCGCCGCGCTCGTTGCCGAGAGCGTCGCCCGCGAGATCGGCGAGATCGACGACGACCGCTCGCGTACGACGATCGAGCGCGACGGCGCGACCGTTCGAGTCGACGTCGTGGCCGCGGACGTGATCGCCCTCCGAGCCGCGCTCAACACCTGGTTCACGCTGGTCGACGTCGCCGAACGAACGGCCGAACTCGGCGATTCGGTACTCGAGTCGTAG
- a CDS encoding DNA-directed RNA polymerase subunit P: MSYKCSRCKRDVQIDEYGGVRCPYCGHRVLLKERSRDVKEVGVN; this comes from the coding sequence ATGAGTTACAAGTGCTCCCGCTGTAAACGCGACGTCCAGATCGACGAGTACGGTGGCGTCCGCTGTCCGTACTGCGGCCACCGCGTGCTCCTGAAAGAGCGCAGCCGCGACGTCAAGGAAGTCGGCGTCAACTAA
- a CDS encoding 50S ribosomal protein L37ae has product MSDKGDVGSAGRFGARYGRVARRRVSEIEDDMNSAQVDGDDVKRVGTGIWKNEETGEVFTGGAYRPETPAGRTVKRSIRAALAEDGE; this is encoded by the coding sequence ATGTCTGATAAAGGAGATGTCGGGAGTGCAGGCCGCTTCGGCGCGCGCTACGGTCGCGTCGCCCGACGTCGCGTCAGCGAGATCGAAGACGACATGAACAGCGCCCAGGTCGACGGCGACGACGTCAAGCGCGTCGGAACCGGTATCTGGAAGAACGAAGAGACCGGTGAGGTTTTCACCGGCGGTGCCTACCGTCCCGAGACCCCTGCCGGCCGAACCGTCAAGCGCTCGATCCGCGCTGCACTCGCCGAAGACGGCGAATAA
- a CDS encoding DUF2103 domain-containing protein, giving the protein MECRHCASPLEKPGDFCLVCREQNTAAIVLEAGRERTTLTMLADDGDEDTESASEPSDPVLGETTITTTPEEGENEVVELRNFAGLIGDEIRRKRPEEVYAGGERAVIQAVREDIHHPFYRVADDDPVEAVLERRGKPALDVVETPPADKIGGSHTTLIGGRTGMRAIHTVADHPHVKKVIPGPIDAGGKGSQSGLRAKVTRADDGGNVRMLLRDGSSVQENRVVTTARDREMGERIREDLNDVLSNAEFQ; this is encoded by the coding sequence ATGGAGTGTCGCCACTGCGCCTCGCCGCTCGAGAAACCCGGCGATTTCTGTCTAGTCTGCCGGGAGCAAAATACCGCGGCGATCGTTCTCGAGGCGGGGCGAGAACGGACGACACTGACGATGCTTGCAGACGACGGCGACGAGGACACGGAGTCGGCGAGCGAACCTTCCGATCCGGTACTGGGTGAGACGACGATTACGACGACGCCCGAGGAGGGCGAAAACGAGGTCGTCGAGCTACGAAATTTCGCGGGGCTGATCGGCGACGAAATCCGCCGCAAGCGCCCCGAGGAGGTCTACGCCGGCGGCGAACGGGCGGTGATTCAGGCCGTCCGCGAGGATATCCACCACCCGTTCTACCGCGTCGCGGACGACGACCCCGTCGAGGCGGTCCTCGAACGTCGCGGCAAACCCGCACTCGACGTCGTCGAGACGCCGCCAGCCGACAAGATCGGGGGCAGTCACACCACGCTCATCGGCGGCCGTACGGGCATGCGGGCGATCCACACCGTCGCGGATCACCCCCACGTCAAGAAGGTCATCCCGGGACCCATCGACGCTGGCGGGAAGGGCTCCCAGTCGGGATTGCGGGCGAAAGTCACCCGCGCCGACGACGGCGGTAACGTTCGCATGCTCCTCCGAGACGGCTCGAGCGTACAGGAAAACCGAGTCGTGACGACGGCTCGAGACCGAGAGATGGGCGAACGGATCCGTGAGGATCTGAACGACGTGCTGTCCAACGCGGAGTTCCAGTAG
- the surE gene encoding 5'/3'-nucleotidase SurE, producing MDQDDGPEILLTNDDGIDAPGIRALYDALSEVGSVTVIAPDRNQSAVGRSLSYGRTATDADDPELTTSMADGLFTSPVPHADHELGYAVRGTPCDCAIVGVNALDPEPDIVVSGCNKGANLGAYVFSRSGTVSAAMEAAFLGTPSIAISMDTLGIERDLEPADFERAGEIAAKLASGAPGTGLFDRVDYLNVNVPRPDVASDGFALTRPTEVYEMDATVEDGGFQLTNRLWQQMANRDIPDPDDTDRHAVLEGEVSISPMRVPYDIVETPEVRTILEKLL from the coding sequence ATGGACCAGGACGACGGACCGGAAATTCTCCTGACGAACGACGACGGGATTGACGCGCCGGGTATCAGAGCCCTGTACGACGCGCTCTCCGAGGTCGGCTCGGTCACCGTCATCGCACCCGACCGCAACCAGAGCGCCGTCGGTCGGTCGCTGTCGTACGGACGGACGGCGACGGACGCCGACGATCCGGAGCTGACGACGAGCATGGCCGATGGGCTGTTCACCTCGCCGGTTCCCCACGCCGACCACGAACTCGGCTACGCCGTCCGCGGGACGCCCTGTGACTGCGCCATCGTCGGCGTCAACGCGCTCGACCCCGAACCCGATATCGTCGTTTCGGGCTGCAACAAGGGGGCGAACCTCGGGGCCTACGTCTTCTCGCGCTCGGGGACCGTCAGCGCCGCGATGGAGGCTGCCTTTCTCGGGACGCCCTCGATCGCGATCTCGATGGACACGCTGGGCATCGAGCGCGACCTCGAGCCCGCGGACTTCGAACGCGCGGGCGAGATCGCGGCGAAACTCGCGAGCGGCGCGCCCGGCACGGGGCTGTTCGACCGCGTGGACTACCTGAACGTCAACGTCCCACGGCCCGACGTGGCGTCCGACGGCTTCGCGCTCACTCGACCGACCGAGGTCTACGAGATGGACGCCACCGTCGAGGACGGCGGCTTCCAGTTGACCAACCGCCTCTGGCAGCAGATGGCCAATCGGGACATCCCCGATCCCGATGATACGGACCGCCACGCTGTACTCGAGGGAGAGGTCTCGATCTCCCCGATGCGGGTTCCCTACGACATCGTGGAGACGCCGGAGGTTCGGACGATCCTCGAGAAGTTGCTGTAG
- a CDS encoding zinc ribbon domain-containing protein — MRSTRLQRQIDDLVAQGWKIEDEDRDRVVMVDREFGSVGSHILVAILTVWWTMGIGNVLWGAYNYVSNSRRQVLWEETTGCPSCGADVSVDAAYCRSCGEDLEARMDRAAGAGDTMPCPECDAVVAEGSRYCRSCGTKLADAMGTAS; from the coding sequence ATGAGAAGCACTCGGCTGCAACGCCAGATCGACGACCTCGTCGCCCAGGGCTGGAAGATCGAGGACGAGGACCGCGACCGCGTCGTGATGGTCGATCGGGAGTTCGGTTCGGTCGGCTCGCACATCCTCGTCGCGATACTGACCGTCTGGTGGACGATGGGGATCGGCAACGTCCTCTGGGGAGCGTACAACTACGTCTCGAACTCGAGGCGACAGGTTCTCTGGGAGGAGACGACGGGTTGTCCGTCCTGCGGGGCGGACGTCTCGGTCGACGCGGCGTACTGTCGTTCCTGCGGCGAGGATCTCGAGGCTCGAATGGATCGGGCAGCGGGTGCTGGAGACACGATGCCCTGTCCGGAGTGTGACGCGGTCGTCGCCGAAGGCTCGCGATACTGTCGCTCCTGCGGGACGAAGTTGGCGGACGCGATGGGAACCGCGAGCTGA